From a single Paenibacillus sp. FSL R5-0345 genomic region:
- the aroE gene encoding shikimate dehydrogenase, giving the protein MSLITATEDYNTGNILLGVMGDPIIQSKSPIMHEAALKALGIPGAYVPLHILPENLENAVQAIRTLGFRGVNVTIPHKVAVMAHMDLLDESAVAVGAVNTIVNNNGILTGYNTDGIGYVRSLKAEAISDLSDTKIMVIGAGGAARGIVAALLQEKPSSILIANRSADKARDLAADCQGKGNVIGISMDEVAEMLDGVDVLINTTSVGMYPHMDETPIDLGLLRAGMVVSDLIYNPLHTRLLLEGLERGCTIHGGLGMFVYQGAYALEYWTGQPAPTEIMRQTILHCLGGKE; this is encoded by the coding sequence GTGTCTTTGATAACTGCAACCGAGGACTACAATACCGGGAATATCCTGCTGGGTGTAATGGGAGATCCTATTATACAATCAAAATCTCCTATTATGCATGAAGCAGCACTGAAAGCACTGGGAATTCCGGGTGCTTACGTGCCGCTTCATATCCTTCCGGAGAATCTGGAGAATGCGGTGCAGGCAATTCGCACGCTTGGGTTCCGTGGGGTAAATGTGACGATTCCGCATAAGGTTGCGGTGATGGCTCATATGGATCTATTAGATGAAAGTGCGGTAGCCGTTGGTGCAGTCAATACGATTGTTAATAATAACGGGATACTCACTGGATATAATACGGATGGAATCGGTTATGTACGTTCGCTTAAAGCGGAAGCCATTTCTGATTTGTCAGATACGAAGATTATGGTAATTGGAGCCGGTGGAGCAGCAAGAGGAATTGTTGCTGCGCTGCTTCAGGAGAAGCCTTCTTCTATCCTTATCGCTAATCGGAGTGCTGATAAGGCACGGGACTTGGCTGCAGATTGCCAAGGCAAAGGGAATGTCATCGGGATTAGCATGGACGAAGTGGCGGAAATGCTGGATGGTGTTGATGTACTGATCAATACTACCTCCGTAGGAATGTATCCTCATATGGATGAGACACCGATAGACCTTGGATTGCTTCGTGCAGGTATGGTCGTAAGTGATCTGATTTATAATCCGTTGCATACTCGGCTATTGTTAGAAGGACTTGAACGGGGCTGTACGATTCATGGAGGCCTCGGGATGTTTGTCTATCAGGGAGCTTATGCATTGGAGTATTGGACAGGGCAACCAGCTCCTACGGAAATCATGCGACAGACTATACTCCATTGTCTGGGTGGAAAAGAGTAA
- the yhbY gene encoding ribosome assembly RNA-binding protein YhbY, with translation MLTGKQTRYLRSLAHHLDPIFQVGKGGVNDHLVRHIEEAIEKRELMKISILSNNIENPKEIGALLAEQSGSELVQVIGKTIVLYKESRDNKTIELPR, from the coding sequence ATGTTAACTGGTAAACAAACACGGTATCTTCGTTCATTGGCTCATCATCTCGATCCTATTTTTCAAGTGGGTAAGGGTGGAGTAAACGATCACCTCGTACGTCACATTGAAGAAGCTATTGAGAAGCGTGAGCTAATGAAGATTAGTATACTGAGCAATAATATTGAGAATCCCAAGGAAATCGGCGCGCTACTTGCCGAACAATCGGGTTCTGAGCTTGTACAAGTGATCGGCAAGACCATTGTACTGTACAAGGAATCACGTGATAACAAAACCATTGAGCTGCCACGCTAA
- a CDS encoding nicotinate-nucleotide adenylyltransferase, giving the protein MKVGIMGGTFDPLHIGHMMAAEAARETYGLQEVWFMPSHIPPHKHEAGVSGADRLAMVQEAIKNHEAFRTLDWEVVRGGVSYTYETIRRLQEAYPHFDLYFIIGADMVQYLPKWNEIEELVQRLTFIGVGRPGTPLDLEALPTYIAEKVLLADMPLVDISSTMLRERAAAGKSIRYMVPEAVFDFVQRSGLYGIQSRSSN; this is encoded by the coding sequence TTGAAAGTTGGAATTATGGGAGGTACCTTTGATCCTCTTCATATCGGTCATATGATGGCAGCGGAAGCAGCTAGAGAAACTTATGGACTTCAAGAAGTATGGTTTATGCCTTCTCATATTCCGCCTCATAAACATGAGGCAGGAGTATCTGGAGCTGATCGGCTGGCAATGGTGCAGGAAGCGATAAAGAATCATGAAGCTTTTCGCACATTAGACTGGGAAGTTGTCAGAGGTGGCGTTTCCTACACGTACGAGACCATAAGACGGCTGCAAGAGGCGTATCCGCATTTCGATCTTTATTTCATCATTGGAGCGGATATGGTCCAGTATTTACCGAAATGGAACGAGATTGAAGAGCTTGTGCAGCGGCTTACATTTATCGGCGTAGGTCGTCCGGGAACACCTCTTGATCTAGAAGCATTGCCAACATATATCGCAGAAAAAGTGCTGTTAGCAGATATGCCTCTGGTTGATATTTCGTCAACGATGTTAAGAGAACGGGCTGCAGCGGGCAAATCCATTCGTTATATGGTACCTGAGGCAGTGTTCGATTTTGTTCAAAGGAGTGGATTGTATGGCATACAGTCGCGAAGCTCTAATTGA
- the yqeK gene encoding bis(5'-nucleosyl)-tetraphosphatase (symmetrical) YqeK, translating to MAYSREALIEAVSTQMPAKRWKHTLGVMESSIQLAEQYGADPERAETAAILHDVAKYWPVERMKEIIEQNHLNLNLLNHDKQLWHSEVGAFVAEHDYGITDPDILNAIRFHTSGREDMSLLEKIVCLADYIEPGRDFPGVDKIRKLAKVSLEEGLVAGFDSTISLLLEKRRVIFPLTVLARNDLVRILEDKI from the coding sequence ATGGCATACAGTCGCGAAGCTCTAATTGAGGCGGTTTCAACACAAATGCCTGCTAAACGCTGGAAGCATACACTGGGCGTCATGGAGTCATCCATTCAACTAGCGGAGCAATATGGCGCTGATCCTGAGCGTGCGGAGACAGCGGCAATTCTGCATGATGTGGCCAAGTATTGGCCTGTGGAGAGAATGAAGGAGATTATCGAGCAGAATCATCTGAACTTGAATCTTCTGAATCATGACAAGCAGTTGTGGCATTCGGAAGTAGGTGCCTTTGTAGCAGAGCATGATTATGGGATCACAGATCCAGATATTCTGAATGCGATCCGTTTTCACACCTCAGGTCGTGAAGACATGAGTTTACTTGAGAAAATTGTCTGTCTCGCCGACTATATCGAGCCTGGCCGCGATTTTCCAGGGGTTGATAAGATACGTAAGCTGGCAAAAGTAAGTTTGGAAGAAGGACTAGTTGCGGGATTTGATTCTACGATTAGTTTGTTACTGGAAAAACGCCGAGTAATCTTTCCGTTAACGGTACTGGCACGTAATGATTTAGTTAGAATATTGGAGGATAAAATATGA
- the rsfS gene encoding ribosome silencing factor, whose protein sequence is MSVQPSKLLELALKAVEDKKAMNVVALDLRTVSPISDYFIVCHGNSDIQVQSIATEVRKVVHEAGGVIKGIEGMDSARWVLMDLGDVIVHIFHRDEREYYNIERLWSDAKVVETV, encoded by the coding sequence ATGAGTGTACAACCAAGCAAGCTGTTAGAACTGGCCCTTAAGGCTGTGGAAGATAAAAAAGCAATGAACGTAGTGGCATTAGATCTGCGTACTGTTTCACCGATTAGTGATTACTTCATCGTGTGTCATGGTAATTCGGATATCCAAGTACAGTCCATTGCTACCGAAGTCCGCAAAGTGGTCCATGAAGCAGGCGGCGTAATCAAGGGGATTGAAGGAATGGATTCAGCACGCTGGGTGCTGATGGATCTTGGTGATGTTATCGTTCATATTTTCCACCGCGATGAACGTGAATATTACAATATCGAGCGTCTGTGGTCGGATGCGAAGGTAGTGGAGACTGTATGA
- a CDS encoding CvfB family protein produces MSLIAGTTVTLNVVREVSPYGFFLNAGDQDVMLHYTELTEKVKTGDKVEVFIFFDTEDRLAATMKKPFLTLGEMALLEVADIHPRLGCFLEMGLGRQLLLPIRELPELPELRPQIGDYVYAIMEHDKQGRLRAKLAGEQELAPLALPAPESWMGQTVTARVYKPLQMGTFVLVDAGVLGFGIIGMVHSSERSRLLRLGEQFEARVSHIREDGRVNLSMGLRKEVGMDVDSAKILEFLHARPGGAMPYSDATPPDIIKQRFGISKSAFKRALGKLMKEGHITQKENWTYLAPKEKEGSTEGNKETSE; encoded by the coding sequence ATGAGCCTGATTGCAGGAACTACAGTTACACTTAATGTAGTAAGAGAGGTTTCCCCATACGGATTTTTCCTGAATGCAGGAGATCAGGATGTTATGCTGCATTATACAGAGCTTACCGAGAAGGTTAAGACAGGCGATAAAGTTGAAGTCTTTATCTTCTTTGATACCGAGGATCGTCTTGCGGCAACGATGAAGAAACCGTTTCTAACGTTGGGTGAGATGGCTTTATTGGAAGTAGCTGATATTCATCCGCGTCTAGGTTGCTTCTTGGAAATGGGCCTTGGACGGCAGCTTCTGCTGCCCATTCGTGAGCTTCCAGAGCTTCCAGAGCTGCGCCCTCAGATCGGTGACTATGTGTATGCGATTATGGAGCATGATAAACAGGGGCGTCTTCGTGCTAAATTAGCCGGAGAGCAGGAACTAGCTCCGCTAGCACTTCCTGCACCTGAATCCTGGATGGGACAGACTGTAACAGCCCGGGTGTACAAACCGCTGCAGATGGGGACTTTTGTTCTTGTAGATGCTGGGGTTTTAGGCTTTGGTATTATCGGAATGGTCCATTCCTCTGAACGGAGTCGTCTACTGCGTCTTGGAGAACAGTTCGAAGCACGTGTCTCCCATATTCGCGAAGATGGTCGTGTTAACCTTTCTATGGGTCTCCGTAAAGAGGTAGGCATGGATGTAGACTCTGCCAAGATTTTGGAGTTCTTACATGCCCGTCCGGGTGGAGCGATGCCTTATTCGGATGCAACACCACCCGACATTATCAAGCAGCGTTTCGGAATTAGCAAATCAGCGTTTAAGCGTGCGCTTGGAAAGCTGATGAAGGAAGGCCATATTACCCAAAAAGAGAATTGGACGTATCTTGCTCCTAAGGAGAAGGAAGGTTCAACCGAGGGAAATAAAGAAACCTCTGAATAA
- a CDS encoding class I SAM-dependent DNA methyltransferase, which translates to MSSYGKFAYVYDELMADMPYPDWISFAETAWSKYGKPVTVAELGCGTGSITIPLAGSGYHMTGIDLSSDMLSVAQRKMEEHPHGRRFLREGSVRWIRQNMKEWELPEPVDSVISFCDCLNYVLEEDDIRAVFASTFAGLKQGGTFLFDVHHPNTLIRYEEEQPFVLDEPSVSYIWTCEMDVPRREIEHHLSIFAREEGRSDVYRRFEETHIQRAYDPQWMKDELLKAGFSEVKTYADFEWIEADDDAERLFYIAIK; encoded by the coding sequence GTGTCTTCCTATGGGAAATTTGCTTATGTATACGATGAGCTCATGGCAGATATGCCGTATCCTGACTGGATCTCCTTTGCTGAAACCGCATGGAGCAAATACGGTAAGCCTGTAACCGTGGCTGAGCTTGGCTGCGGCACAGGGAGTATCACCATTCCTTTGGCAGGATCAGGGTATCATATGACCGGAATCGATCTATCTTCAGATATGCTCTCAGTGGCACAGCGCAAAATGGAGGAGCATCCCCATGGACGGCGCTTTTTGCGCGAAGGTAGTGTTCGATGGATTAGACAAAACATGAAGGAATGGGAGCTTCCAGAGCCTGTGGATTCTGTGATTTCTTTCTGTGACTGTCTGAATTATGTGCTGGAAGAAGACGATATCAGAGCTGTCTTTGCTAGTACCTTTGCAGGACTGAAGCAAGGCGGCACCTTTCTGTTCGATGTTCATCATCCAAACACACTAATCCGTTATGAAGAAGAGCAGCCCTTTGTTCTGGACGAACCGTCGGTGTCTTATATTTGGACTTGTGAAATGGATGTTCCACGCCGTGAGATAGAACATCATCTGTCCATTTTCGCGCGGGAAGAGGGACGGAGTGATGTATATCGCCGTTTCGAAGAAACACATATTCAGCGTGCCTACGATCCTCAGTGGATGAAGGATGAGCTGCTTAAGGCTGGATTTAGTGAAGTGAAGACTTACGCCGATTTCGAGTGGATCGAGGCGGATGATGATGCGGAACGATTATTTTATATTGCTATAAAATGA
- a CDS encoding ArsR/SmtB family transcription factor yields the protein MIYIKDLMSGLEIFKALSSEIRILILELLATNQALNLNEIAKKLNLSNGAITMHIKKLEESGLIEINTSVGKHGIQKVCYLNKDKLIVDLRSKDVDNLYEVEIQVGHYSNYQAVPTCGLATKDSIIGDFDEPRYFADPQRIESEIIWMAEGFLEYRIPNYLKANQTFREIQFSMEIGSEAPGSNDNYPSDLYFYLNGIEIGYWTSPGDFGDTRGTFNPDWWPPHLNQYGMLKLIRINNEGSFIDGCRISDVTLDDIQLDYKSELTFRIAVTDKPVNKRGLTIYGKHFGNYSQDLLARVLYDVHEVEIGASRTAVTLSE from the coding sequence ATGATCTATATTAAAGATTTAATGAGTGGTCTTGAAATTTTCAAAGCGCTAAGCTCTGAAATCAGAATCCTCATCCTCGAACTTTTAGCTACCAATCAAGCACTAAACCTGAATGAAATAGCCAAAAAACTGAACCTTAGCAATGGCGCAATTACGATGCATATTAAAAAGTTAGAAGAAAGCGGTCTCATCGAAATAAACACATCCGTAGGCAAACATGGTATTCAGAAGGTCTGCTATTTGAATAAAGATAAGCTTATTGTTGATCTTCGCAGCAAGGATGTTGATAATCTCTATGAAGTAGAAATCCAAGTAGGACATTACAGCAACTATCAGGCCGTTCCGACCTGCGGACTCGCTACTAAAGACAGTATTATCGGTGACTTCGACGAGCCCCGTTATTTCGCAGATCCTCAGCGGATTGAATCCGAGATCATTTGGATGGCAGAGGGCTTTCTCGAATATAGAATTCCGAACTATCTTAAAGCTAATCAAACGTTCCGCGAAATCCAATTCTCGATGGAGATCGGCTCTGAAGCCCCTGGATCTAACGATAACTATCCCTCCGACCTTTATTTCTACTTAAATGGAATAGAAATCGGATACTGGACTAGTCCGGGAGATTTCGGAGACACCCGAGGAACGTTTAATCCAGACTGGTGGCCGCCACATTTAAATCAATACGGTATGCTCAAGCTGATCCGTATTAATAATGAAGGTAGCTTCATTGACGGCTGCCGAATTTCTGACGTAACTCTGGATGACATTCAGTTGGATTATAAGAGCGAGCTTACTTTCCGGATAGCTGTAACGGACAAGCCTGTAAACAAACGCGGGCTCACCATTTACGGTAAACACTTCGGCAACTACAGCCAGGACTTACTCGCGCGTGTCCTATATGATGTACATGAAGTAGAAATTGGCGCTTCTCGTACTGCCGTTACCTTATCAGAGTAA
- a CDS encoding glycoside hydrolase family 27 protein: MLAATPPMGWNSWDCYGASVNEEEVRGNAEYMATHLKDFGWEYVVVDIQWYEPGANSSQYRNFVPLVMDEYSRLQPAENRFPSAKGGKGFAPLAEFVHGLGLKFGIHIMRGIPRQAVHSASAILGSKQTARDIAHPNSICPWNTDMYGVDASKEGSQAYYDSLFQLYASWGVDYVKVDDIAASRIYGYHKDEVAMIRKAIDHSGREMVLSLSPGPAPVEEAEHLAEHANLWRMTDDYWDHWHLLRGMFERCEKWAPYVQPGHWPDCDMLPLGHLGIRSVDGGGDRFTRFTPEEQVTMMTLWTIFRSPLMFGGELRDNDEWTLSLLTNKEVLHLHRFGKGGRQMDLNEKYAIWTSEDEQGNHYVALFNLSDEESTLQVPFQQLNVSIPRTIRDLWQSRDLEVINEGITQVLPPHGSVLLKLI; encoded by the coding sequence ATGTTAGCTGCAACGCCACCGATGGGCTGGAATAGTTGGGATTGTTACGGAGCTAGTGTTAATGAAGAAGAGGTAAGAGGCAACGCCGAATATATGGCCACTCATTTGAAGGATTTTGGCTGGGAATATGTAGTTGTGGATATTCAGTGGTATGAGCCTGGAGCGAACTCCTCACAATATCGCAATTTTGTACCGCTGGTCATGGATGAGTATTCCAGACTTCAACCGGCAGAGAATCGTTTTCCTTCCGCAAAGGGTGGCAAAGGTTTTGCTCCACTGGCTGAATTTGTACATGGTCTAGGGTTGAAATTTGGCATACATATTATGCGCGGAATCCCACGTCAGGCTGTTCATTCGGCCAGTGCCATACTAGGATCTAAGCAAACTGCACGTGATATCGCTCATCCCAATTCTATTTGTCCGTGGAATACAGATATGTATGGAGTAGATGCTTCTAAAGAAGGCAGTCAGGCTTACTATGATTCTCTGTTCCAGCTGTATGCAAGTTGGGGTGTAGATTATGTGAAAGTGGATGATATTGCTGCTTCACGTATTTATGGGTATCACAAAGACGAAGTTGCTATGATCCGTAAGGCTATCGACCACAGCGGTCGCGAGATGGTGCTTAGTCTTTCCCCTGGACCTGCTCCAGTAGAAGAGGCTGAACACTTAGCTGAACATGCTAACCTGTGGAGAATGACCGACGATTATTGGGATCATTGGCATTTGCTGCGTGGAATGTTCGAGCGGTGTGAGAAGTGGGCTCCCTACGTTCAGCCAGGCCATTGGCCGGATTGTGATATGCTGCCGCTAGGTCATCTTGGGATTCGTTCCGTTGATGGCGGGGGAGACCGGTTTACACGGTTTACTCCTGAGGAACAGGTTACCATGATGACGCTCTGGACGATTTTCCGTTCCCCTTTAATGTTTGGGGGAGAGCTTAGAGACAATGATGAGTGGACATTATCTTTGTTAACCAATAAGGAAGTACTTCATCTGCATCGTTTTGGTAAGGGTGGCAGACAGATGGATCTGAATGAGAAGTATGCGATCTGGACTTCTGAGGATGAACAAGGAAACCATTATGTAGCATTGTTTAATCTCAGTGATGAAGAATCAACGCTTCAGGTACCGTTCCAACAGCTTAATGTTTCAATTCCAAGAACGATCCGTGATCTGTGGCAAAGCCGCGACCTGGAGGTTATTAATGAAGGGATTACGCAGGTTCTTCCACCGCATGGATCAGTATTGCTAAAGCTTATCTAG
- a CDS encoding glycoside hydrolase family 43 protein produces the protein MDTSREYNNPLVEQRADPWVYKHTDGYYYFTASVPEYDRIEVRRSTTIEGLTTAEPVVVWRKYETGPLSANIWAPEIHYIDGKWYIYFAAARTTETTDGLFDHRMFALENASANPLEGTWEEKGQVKTAWESFALDATTFQHKGKLYYVWAQKDLNIEGNSNLYISEMSNPWTLTGPQTMIATPEHDWEIIGYKVNEGAAVLKRNGRIFISFSASATDFNYCMGLLVADEDSELLDAASWTKLPNPVFQTNEENGQFGPGHNSFTVNENGEDVLIYHCRNYKEITGDPLYDPNRHTRAQVFHWNEDGTPNFGVPVKDAANK, from the coding sequence ATGGATACGAGTAGAGAGTACAACAACCCATTGGTGGAGCAACGTGCTGATCCATGGGTATATAAACATACGGATGGTTATTACTACTTCACCGCTTCTGTTCCAGAATATGACCGGATCGAAGTTAGAAGATCGACAACGATCGAAGGATTGACTACAGCAGAACCAGTTGTAGTATGGCGCAAGTATGAGACGGGTCCGCTTAGTGCTAACATTTGGGCGCCGGAAATTCATTACATTGACGGAAAGTGGTACATTTACTTTGCCGCAGCCCGAACGACGGAGACGACAGATGGTTTGTTCGATCACCGGATGTTTGCGCTCGAGAATGCATCTGCAAATCCTTTAGAAGGAACATGGGAAGAAAAAGGCCAAGTGAAGACCGCTTGGGAATCGTTCGCGCTGGACGCAACTACGTTTCAGCATAAAGGAAAACTGTACTATGTATGGGCTCAGAAGGACCTGAATATTGAGGGGAATTCTAATCTGTATATTTCTGAAATGAGCAATCCGTGGACACTAACAGGTCCTCAGACTATGATTGCGACTCCTGAGCATGACTGGGAAATTATTGGGTACAAAGTAAACGAAGGGGCAGCAGTATTGAAACGCAACGGACGTATCTTTATCAGTTTCTCGGCGAGTGCTACCGACTTTAACTACTGTATGGGATTATTGGTAGCGGATGAAGACAGCGAGCTTCTTGATGCAGCTTCATGGACTAAACTACCGAATCCTGTCTTCCAAACGAATGAAGAAAATGGACAATTCGGTCCAGGCCATAATAGCTTTACGGTTAATGAAAATGGGGAAGATGTGCTCATTTACCACTGCCGCAATTATAAAGAAATTACTGGCGATCCTCTATATGATCCAAACCGTCATACTCGTGCACAAGTTTTCCATTGGAATGAAGATGGCACACCGAATTTTGGAGTTCCTGTTAAGGATGCCGCAAATAAATAA
- a CDS encoding YhgE/Pip domain-containing protein, whose protein sequence is MGGILRIYRNDWRNVFKVPVAVFLIAALVVLPSVYDWFNVAAVWDPYSNTSGIKIAVTSLDEGTTVKDKSFNIGNDVMDSLRNNKNLGWTFVDAEAAHNGVKRGDYYASIVIPADFSKRMTGILEGRIVKPEIEYTVNEKINAIAPKITDKGASSITTQISENFTETISETVFTALKEIDAKFQSELPIIRKVEKALFKLEASLPEIETAGQSVLKIEENWPQIHASAERISKLENKLPEVEKAGLALEKIAEHWPQIADAADHLDALQDKLPKIEQAAQLIVQLDNHFGEVEQIMDKAAEGLAGANKIVNTALTALPKADKITAAGNDFVLELQQFLEKSNAAFEAVPAALKQNIYLLQKTENTVVQLVEQLQGKDIDPQAVSEQLELVSAHLASGSGVIDHTLSLLSALNTFSPGTVSNAEISILKDVNNVLSRQTTLVNSLATDLQKDGQPDPSIVEQLGLKSDEGNAAVAKLISRYETATLPAIKNTLEQLTTAAETTATALEQVPDRLSALGTLLEETVSAIEFGQSSLASLQQDLPAIGEAVHTAASGVADKTQNFGAFIRDTLPLIQGSLPAAGEKIQQAANFVRQDLPTVEERVHQISDLIRTGLPRADKGVAVAADLVRNDLPILEDSIRKAAATIRQIKDEVDLGEIAELLGGDIKSKSDFLANPVVLKENKLYPIPNYGSAMTPFYVVLSLWVGGTLLISLLRTGVDTEGIVYKRYQLYFGRLLTFLTVGILQALVAVLGNIFILKCYVVDKVWFVLFAVLISIVFVTIVFTLVSVFGNVGKGIAIVFMVLQFSSSGGTFPISTTGHFFQMLNPFMPFTYAISLMREAVGGILPEVAIRDCLYLILFGVIALLLALTLKKPLERYIDKAAEQAEKSKLIS, encoded by the coding sequence ATGGGTGGAATATTGCGGATTTATAGGAACGACTGGCGCAACGTATTTAAGGTTCCTGTGGCCGTGTTCCTGATCGCTGCTTTGGTAGTATTACCTTCTGTATATGATTGGTTTAATGTTGCAGCAGTATGGGATCCCTACAGTAACACCTCTGGCATTAAAATTGCTGTAACCAGTCTGGATGAAGGAACCACTGTGAAGGATAAGAGCTTCAATATCGGCAATGATGTGATGGACAGTCTTCGGAATAATAAAAACTTAGGCTGGACCTTCGTAGATGCAGAAGCTGCGCATAACGGCGTGAAACGTGGAGACTATTATGCCAGTATTGTTATCCCTGCTGATTTCTCAAAGCGAATGACGGGAATCCTTGAAGGCAGGATCGTGAAACCAGAAATCGAATACACCGTCAATGAGAAGATAAATGCGATTGCTCCAAAAATCACGGATAAAGGCGCCTCTTCAATCACTACGCAAATCAGTGAGAATTTTACGGAAACGATTAGCGAAACGGTATTTACTGCTTTAAAGGAAATTGATGCAAAGTTCCAATCGGAACTGCCTATTATACGCAAGGTAGAAAAAGCTTTGTTTAAACTAGAGGCAAGTCTTCCTGAGATTGAAACGGCAGGCCAAAGTGTATTGAAGATTGAGGAGAATTGGCCACAAATTCATGCATCAGCAGAGCGTATCTCTAAATTGGAGAACAAACTGCCTGAGGTAGAGAAGGCGGGCTTGGCTTTAGAAAAAATAGCTGAACATTGGCCGCAAATTGCCGATGCTGCAGATCATTTAGATGCACTGCAGGATAAGCTGCCCAAAATTGAACAAGCCGCACAGCTAATCGTTCAACTCGATAATCATTTTGGCGAAGTTGAACAAATCATGGATAAGGCGGCTGAAGGTCTTGCTGGAGCTAACAAGATTGTTAATACTGCCCTAACTGCGTTACCTAAGGCCGACAAGATTACAGCCGCTGGAAATGATTTTGTTCTGGAGCTTCAGCAATTTTTAGAGAAGAGTAATGCTGCATTTGAAGCAGTACCTGCCGCCCTCAAACAAAATATATACCTCCTGCAAAAAACAGAGAATACAGTAGTTCAACTTGTTGAACAGTTGCAGGGAAAGGATATAGACCCGCAAGCGGTGAGCGAGCAACTTGAGTTAGTATCCGCTCACTTAGCATCGGGAAGTGGCGTAATTGATCATACGCTTTCTTTGTTATCGGCACTGAATACATTCTCCCCAGGAACAGTGTCTAATGCGGAGATCAGCATTTTAAAGGATGTAAACAATGTCTTGAGCAGACAGACTACATTGGTAAATTCCTTGGCAACGGATCTTCAAAAGGATGGTCAGCCTGATCCGAGTATTGTTGAGCAATTGGGCCTTAAATCTGATGAAGGGAACGCAGCCGTTGCTAAGCTTATTTCCAGATATGAAACGGCAACTCTTCCTGCTATAAAAAATACATTAGAGCAATTAACTACGGCTGCTGAGACTACAGCTACAGCACTGGAGCAGGTTCCAGATCGTCTATCTGCGCTGGGTACCCTACTTGAAGAAACCGTGTCGGCGATTGAATTCGGACAATCGAGCTTGGCTAGTCTACAGCAGGACTTACCAGCGATTGGTGAAGCGGTACATACAGCAGCCAGTGGTGTCGCAGATAAGACACAGAACTTTGGTGCTTTTATTCGCGATACACTTCCACTTATTCAGGGCAGCTTGCCTGCCGCAGGGGAAAAGATACAACAAGCCGCAAATTTCGTCCGTCAGGATCTGCCGACTGTAGAGGAACGCGTGCATCAGATTTCTGATCTGATTCGTACAGGCCTCCCCCGTGCGGATAAGGGGGTGGCGGTCGCAGCGGACTTGGTGCGAAATGATCTTCCAATCCTGGAAGATTCGATTCGTAAAGCAGCAGCTACCATCCGTCAGATCAAAGATGAAGTGGATCTGGGAGAAATTGCTGAGCTGCTTGGAGGGGATATTAAGAGCAAGAGTGATTTTTTGGCCAATCCGGTAGTGTTAAAAGAGAATAAGTTATATCCTATTCCGAACTATGGGTCGGCTATGACTCCTTTTTATGTTGTACTTTCTTTATGGGTGGGCGGTACACTTCTTATCTCACTTCTTCGTACGGGGGTGGATACGGAGGGGATTGTGTACAAGCGATATCAATTGTATTTTGGACGACTGCTGACGTTTCTTACGGTTGGGATTCTTCAAGCGCTGGTGGCTGTACTTGGCAATATTTTTATTCTGAAATGTTATGTGGTGGATAAGGTGTGGTTTGTCCTTTTTGCAGTATTGATTAGTATCGTATTCGTGACGATTGTATTTACGCTGGTCTCCGTATTCGGCAATGTAGGGAAGGGGATAGCGATCGTATTTATGGTACTACAATTCTCAAGCTCTGGCGGTACGTTTCCAATCAGTACAACAGGGCATTTCTTTCAGATGTTGAATCCGTTTATGCCTTTTACTTATGCGATTAGTCTAATGCGGGAAGCGGTAGGGGGGATTCTGCCGGAAGTGGCGATTCGCGATTGTCTTTATTTGATCTTATTCGGTGTAATAGCACTCTTACTGGCGCTAACACTCAAGAAACCGCTGGAGCGTTATATCGATAAGGCAGCTGAACAAGCCGAAAAATCCAAATTGATCTCTTAA